Proteins co-encoded in one Sphingomonas carotinifaciens genomic window:
- a CDS encoding nucleoside hydrolase gives MAFDRRRFLGAATASLGVTLAAPLLADRRHPPIARVIVDNDFAGDPDGLFQLAHHLLCRSVEIPLLIGSHLPPQFGGATSATAAVAKVRALLEVMGRTGQHRVVEGSQTAIVSPDRRQPSPATAAIIAEAMRTDVSTPLFYAAGGGLTDLALAWLAEPRIARRLRLVWIGGPEHPGIAVPPPGADKIEFNLSLDPVAAELVFNRADIEIWQVPRDAYRAMLFPRDALSELVDSPIGRFLAGEVDAMEAKLATIPGFPPLPASDVMILGDSPLVTLTGLLPPLQPDPSSSRYVTIPTPMLTKEGGYRARPQGRAMRVYTAIDTELTFRDMTAKFRRFGNNA, from the coding sequence ATGGCATTCGATCGCCGCCGCTTCCTGGGTGCCGCGACTGCGTCGCTGGGTGTCACGCTGGCCGCGCCGCTGTTGGCGGACCGGCGGCATCCGCCGATCGCACGGGTGATCGTCGACAATGATTTCGCCGGCGATCCCGACGGGCTGTTCCAGCTCGCCCATCATCTGCTGTGCCGGTCGGTCGAGATTCCGCTCCTCATCGGGTCGCATCTACCGCCGCAGTTCGGCGGCGCTACCTCGGCAACGGCGGCGGTGGCGAAGGTCCGGGCGCTGCTGGAGGTGATGGGCCGGACCGGCCAGCACCGCGTGGTCGAAGGTTCGCAGACGGCGATCGTGTCGCCGGACCGCCGCCAGCCCAGTCCGGCGACCGCCGCGATCATTGCAGAGGCGATGCGGACCGATGTGTCGACGCCGCTATTCTATGCCGCCGGCGGCGGGCTGACCGACCTGGCGCTGGCATGGCTCGCCGAGCCGCGTATCGCACGGCGGCTTCGATTGGTGTGGATCGGTGGTCCAGAACATCCCGGCATCGCCGTTCCCCCGCCCGGCGCGGACAAGATCGAGTTCAACCTGTCGCTCGATCCGGTGGCGGCGGAACTGGTCTTCAACCGGGCGGACATCGAGATCTGGCAGGTACCTCGCGATGCCTATCGTGCGATGCTGTTCCCGCGCGATGCCCTGAGCGAATTGGTCGATAGTCCGATCGGCCGGTTCCTCGCCGGCGAAGTCGACGCGATGGAGGCGAAGCTGGCGACGATCCCCGGCTTCCCGCCATTGCCCGCGTCGGATGTCATGATCCTCGGCGACAGTCCGCTTGTTACGCTGACCGGGCTATTGCCACCGCTGCAACCCGATCCCAGTTCGAGCCGGTATGTGACGATACCCACACCGATGCTGACCAAAGAAGGCGGTTATCGCGCACGCCCGCAGGGACGCGCGATGCGCGTTTATACCGCGATCGATACAGAACTGACCTTCCGCGACATGACTGCCAAATTTCGCCGTTTCGGCAACAATGCCTGA